The following coding sequences are from one Pigmentibacter sp. JX0631 window:
- a CDS encoding SpoIIE family protein phosphatase translates to MKPDFKKINIDFESYSKKVIIKTIIVSIFLVIFAFVILFIKLLSFNVAIQNENIQKNSQIINYQIDFISKHVVSLKNSFLSFKHLDSHYRYNPHFSHKDAFNRYVYNSPNIGTFISLYSPMTFFLDEFSALEHLSVMIKNFQKIDYVLWTYYYSKNKFVYVYPFIENPLTYKFSEKSYNGDILENTVTTNKPYISTIYDDLITKKKVFALTVPIFKDRIFQGTFALDIDLEQLFQSVSNLNVNNKHINLFLVDRKNQHYSLDKQYDDTDWFVYSEHSKIKLGYNFKNFHVYNTQKIVDGIVLVSTFSIIDILKNSLLDPNLIYFVFVLILFYLFIFFFYYRYIKPQHAILIGVLEYLDSRKDTKESKMNAITKEVYRVFKYLVSEFSVKIKIDNDIRHSKETIEYFIKSSHIEKNFGYMINPAFNFSGDYVRIFELENDLKIFFVADVSGKGVGAMILVNHIDIFFNFNLKLVHSLESFENILNEFNKYMVVKNINCNFISFKAIAVCQKRNEIYIINAGAPNLFYTDENNLVHEVKSTDSFTPIGINSNEEYKFCSLQVKNKVKFLISTTDGILEQKNKTGIFYQNSFQDALRFSMTMQSIDEMIKYIWQDFFTFIENYENQYDDFTLLMIRLEE, encoded by the coding sequence ATGAAACCAGATTTCAAAAAAATAAACATCGATTTCGAAAGTTATTCAAAAAAGGTTATAATAAAGACCATTATTGTTTCAATCTTTTTAGTAATTTTTGCATTTGTTATTCTTTTTATTAAATTACTAAGTTTTAATGTTGCAATACAAAATGAAAATATCCAAAAAAACTCGCAAATTATAAATTATCAAATTGATTTTATATCTAAGCATGTTGTTTCGTTAAAAAACTCTTTTTTATCTTTTAAACATTTAGATAGTCACTATAGATACAATCCGCATTTTAGTCATAAAGATGCTTTTAATAGATATGTATATAATTCCCCTAATATAGGAACTTTTATTTCTTTATATTCACCAATGACATTTTTTCTGGATGAATTCTCAGCACTCGAACACTTATCTGTTATGATTAAAAATTTCCAAAAAATTGACTATGTTCTTTGGACTTATTACTACTCTAAAAATAAATTTGTCTATGTATACCCTTTTATAGAAAATCCATTAACTTATAAATTTTCTGAAAAATCATATAATGGTGATATTCTTGAAAACACCGTAACTACTAATAAACCATATATTTCTACAATATATGACGATTTAATCACAAAGAAGAAAGTATTTGCACTTACTGTTCCCATTTTTAAAGATAGAATATTTCAAGGAACATTTGCTCTAGATATAGATCTAGAGCAACTTTTTCAAAGTGTTTCAAACCTAAATGTAAATAATAAACATATCAATCTTTTTTTAGTAGATAGAAAAAATCAACACTATTCTCTAGATAAACAATACGATGATACTGATTGGTTTGTTTATTCAGAACACTCTAAAATAAAATTGGGATACAATTTTAAAAATTTTCATGTTTATAATACACAAAAAATTGTCGATGGAATTGTATTAGTCAGTACTTTTTCAATAATAGATATTTTAAAAAACTCTTTACTTGATCCCAATTTAATTTACTTTGTATTTGTTTTAATTTTATTTTATTTATTTATCTTTTTCTTTTACTATAGATATATAAAACCACAGCATGCTATTTTAATAGGTGTACTTGAATATTTAGATTCTCGAAAAGACACTAAAGAATCGAAGATGAATGCAATCACAAAAGAAGTGTATCGTGTTTTCAAGTATTTAGTGTCTGAATTTTCAGTAAAAATTAAAATTGATAATGATATAAGACATAGCAAAGAAACAATAGAATATTTTATTAAAAGCTCACACATAGAAAAAAACTTTGGCTATATGATTAATCCTGCTTTTAACTTTAGCGGCGATTATGTCAGAATTTTTGAACTTGAAAATGATTTAAAAATCTTTTTTGTTGCTGATGTTTCTGGGAAAGGTGTCGGCGCTATGATTTTAGTAAATCATATTGATATCTTTTTTAATTTCAATTTAAAATTAGTCCACAGTTTAGAAAGTTTTGAAAACATATTGAATGAATTCAATAAATATATGGTTGTAAAAAATATTAATTGCAACTTTATTTCTTTTAAAGCAATTGCTGTTTGCCAAAAGAGGAATGAAATATATATTATTAACGCTGGTGCTCCTAATTTATTTTATACTGATGAAAATAATCTTGTCCATGAAGTTAAAAGTACAGATTCATTTACTCCAATTGGAATAAATTCTAATGAAGAATATAAATTTTGTAGCTTGCAAGTAAAAAACAAAGTTAAGTTTTTGATTTCAACTACTGATGGAATATTAGAACAAAAAAACAAAACAGGAATATTTTACCAAAATAGTTTTCAAGATGCCTTACGCTTCAGCATGACAATGCAAAGCATTGACGAAATGATCAAATACATTTGGCAAGATTTTTTTACTTTCATTGAAAATTATGAAAATCAGTACGATGATTTTACCTTATTGATGATTCGACTGGAGGAGTGA
- a CDS encoding WYL domain-containing protein: MSEHSDKKESNTVYVNRILTTFSYISNEISCKDLLLKLEMEGYKLSIKTLQRDLQTLKKNGFINYKKGNWFPLKSLLVVNEIQAVYLLISLIGIQNFFFLKDTQLEQLFSQLAKIANIELHKVKKIFFWSQGIKKFANSNISKFSNTIIQAMNQKKLLQLCYTSYGKSIEKLHIVQPVAIGITEAPYFFGKLINSNSDLEDNLMFRLDRIKQIQILENSNTSYDNNNDFNIHELISKRMGNHFGLDNKTKIKHITMLAINARAVELKNLIENGAYFNLKAILIDPNNYTDKIKNYIEKLKYIVNDNYIIFRFSVAYDSDFIQWILGRMDSIFILDPEDIREEILQKIKVAQERYSKLTPPVESSIR; this comes from the coding sequence ATGTCAGAGCACTCAGATAAAAAAGAATCAAATACAGTTTATGTCAATAGAATTCTAACAACATTCTCTTATATTAGTAATGAAATATCTTGTAAAGATCTTTTACTCAAATTAGAAATGGAAGGCTATAAGCTTTCAATAAAAACCTTGCAACGCGATCTTCAAACTCTCAAAAAAAATGGTTTTATTAATTATAAAAAAGGAAATTGGTTTCCCTTAAAAAGTTTACTTGTTGTAAATGAAATTCAAGCTGTTTATTTGCTTATATCTTTAATAGGGATTCAAAATTTCTTTTTTTTAAAAGATACTCAACTTGAACAGCTTTTTTCTCAACTTGCTAAAATTGCAAATATCGAATTGCATAAAGTAAAAAAAATTTTCTTTTGGTCACAGGGGATTAAAAAATTTGCAAACAGCAATATTTCTAAATTTAGTAACACCATTATTCAAGCCATGAATCAAAAAAAGTTACTTCAGCTCTGTTATACTAGTTATGGTAAAAGTATTGAAAAATTACATATTGTCCAACCCGTTGCAATAGGAATAACAGAAGCCCCCTATTTTTTTGGCAAATTAATTAATAGTAATTCTGATCTTGAAGATAATTTGATGTTTCGACTTGATAGAATAAAACAAATTCAAATTCTAGAAAATTCTAACACTTCATATGATAATAACAATGATTTCAATATTCATGAATTAATCTCGAAGCGGATGGGGAATCATTTTGGACTTGATAATAAAACTAAAATTAAACATATTACTATGCTAGCAATAAATGCGCGGGCAGTTGAATTGAAAAATTTAATTGAAAATGGAGCGTATTTTAATCTAAAAGCGATATTGATAGATCCTAATAATTATACTGATAAAATAAAAAATTATATTGAAAAATTAAAATATATTGTGAATGATAATTATATTATTTTTAGATTTTCGGTTGCTTATGATTCAGATTTTATACAATGGATTTTGGGTAGAATGGATAGCATATTTATACTAGATCCTGAAGATATTAGAGAAGAAATTCTGCAAAAAATAAAAGTAGCACAAGAAAGATACTCAAAACTCACTCCTCCAGTCGAATCATCAATAAGGTAA
- the cas7d gene encoding type I-D CRISPR-associated protein Cas7/Csc2 — protein sequence MNFLKNYEQFFSNEYSNYPSNKFISLFVLRETQSEVIFRTEGSGEPIAKEIISSKWGSSTYAVMSKRKALAAERRTGREVLRNHSLLKETNEGKLCALNSQSSCGKCLDCNIYGFAVGDAGCMKARVLSSDAFSILSIDEISDFRTFNAIYENGTMILDGENSQSLGSSEYIRPGVHILDQIVLHDVSQTEFLYVLMNVLNTNRYGAMSTRIGKMQNHLLGVAFSAQELGSNLQWLREIHEQLNSESRHPLALNEVTALATEGLPILAKQVNSQVSWVRGGDLNSMLNEFQTLAKTEKLIELFNEQTENYVTTFTKSASENGKKKPKKGDK from the coding sequence ATGAATTTTTTAAAAAACTATGAACAATTTTTTTCCAACGAATATTCCAATTATCCAAGTAATAAATTTATAAGTCTGTTTGTTTTGCGCGAAACACAAAGTGAAGTGATTTTTAGAACAGAAGGTTCTGGTGAACCCATAGCAAAAGAAATTATAAGTTCTAAATGGGGAAGTTCTACTTATGCAGTCATGTCAAAAAGAAAAGCACTTGCCGCAGAAAGAAGAACCGGAAGAGAAGTATTAAGAAATCATTCATTATTAAAAGAAACAAATGAAGGCAAGCTTTGTGCATTAAACAGCCAAAGCTCCTGTGGAAAATGTTTAGATTGCAATATTTACGGTTTTGCTGTTGGCGATGCTGGGTGTATGAAAGCCAGAGTGTTATCTAGCGATGCTTTTTCAATTCTTTCCATCGATGAAATATCAGATTTTAGAACATTCAATGCCATTTATGAAAATGGGACAATGATACTTGATGGTGAGAATTCTCAATCATTAGGTTCTTCTGAATATATACGCCCTGGGGTGCATATCTTAGATCAAATTGTGTTGCACGATGTTTCTCAAACAGAATTTCTTTATGTCTTAATGAATGTATTAAATACCAATCGCTATGGGGCAATGAGTACTCGCATTGGAAAAATGCAAAATCACCTTTTGGGAGTTGCCTTTTCGGCACAAGAATTAGGAAGTAATTTACAATGGCTCCGTGAAATTCATGAGCAATTAAATTCTGAAAGCAGACATCCCTTAGCATTAAATGAAGTAACAGCACTTGCTACAGAAGGTCTTCCGATACTTGCTAAACAAGTTAATTCACAAGTCTCCTGGGTAAGGGGTGGTGATCTCAATAGCATGTTGAACGAATTTCAAACTCTCGCCAAAACAGAAAAACTTATTGAATTATTTAATGAACAGACAGAAAATTATGTCACGACATTTACCAAATCTGCAAGTGAAAATGGGAAAAAGAAACCAAAAAAAGGAGATAAATAG
- the cas5d gene encoding type I-D CRISPR-associated protein Cas5/Csc1 yields MNERVFHLKMTLHEPLFHASYEYNTEYLTEAVISNYALAFAFGMAKSQRRIEDAPMRPRYKEDLNTLLEKNIYFFPAVPSSSQAVNYHQERWNVIGEGLRYQMGQGCIVDDLDFLVGGVRARAVNKPQQGYIRYVSRGSLFTSWCVVKNNEHISFPTWIRLGKTMAKTHCEIQEIPCMKKNGSFYFSGGLNSVDVANHSNIDSYDIINIRPAPILKNIRAHGEYLETKEANIPNNVFWNFPT; encoded by the coding sequence GTGAATGAAAGAGTTTTTCACCTAAAAATGACTCTTCATGAACCCCTATTTCATGCAAGCTATGAATATAATACTGAGTATTTAACTGAGGCAGTAATCAGTAATTATGCTTTAGCTTTTGCATTTGGGATGGCCAAGAGTCAACGGCGAATTGAAGATGCGCCGATGCGTCCTAGATATAAAGAAGATTTAAATACTCTACTGGAAAAAAATATTTATTTTTTTCCAGCGGTTCCTTCAAGTTCTCAAGCAGTTAATTATCATCAAGAACGCTGGAATGTAATTGGGGAGGGGTTACGTTACCAAATGGGACAAGGGTGCATTGTTGACGACCTAGATTTTTTGGTTGGGGGCGTTAGGGCAAGAGCTGTAAATAAACCGCAACAAGGTTACATCCGTTACGTTTCCCGTGGAAGTTTATTTACTAGCTGGTGTGTTGTGAAAAATAACGAGCACATTTCTTTTCCAACTTGGATTAGATTAGGAAAAACAATGGCTAAAACGCATTGCGAAATTCAAGAAATACCCTGCATGAAGAAAAATGGTTCATTCTATTTTTCTGGTGGTTTGAATTCTGTTGATGTAGCAAATCATTCAAACATTGACTCCTATGACATTATAAATATACGCCCTGCACCTATTTTAAAAAATATCCGTGCACACGGTGAATATTTAGAAACGAAAGAAGCAAATATTCCAAATAATGTGTTTTGGAACTTTCCAACTTAA
- the cas3 gene encoding type I-D CRISPR-associated helicase Cas3', with translation MNFSVPVSLLAHAEPIAHPNTIPLELRSIQNLLWHQLQTYLELENNYVVLNLSDTGTGKTLAAYTHLLRQPYPSRTVIVAPTNALVAQHESDAKEFIEKNNLPYIVIGFDAKKAKAIRSNIQKTRPDLAKRCQSNGRLLIELWKDPSLIDESISNTTKLILITNPDIFRLASNFQYGSHEVSLGAEFIGRIDYLIIDETHVYHALQLTSLFFSLLLWSAGLAKNDKRRILLLSATPEKDLKWFINALHKLDVKIACIEPQSAPLDLPRVVSLSPINIEFRELKINECFITAKEQLEILEHKKMKKDMLILSDSLNRINKIANNLKTEHNLNPKKITGMISHSERLKVVTNDLILATPTVDLGFNFPKKENKQFQSIDTIYCEAPTIDRLWQRLGRAGRVLPYEIKDIPSQAFAYIPKQALIKLRTYIESNNINFPMERNKFKHLFKEICLSEMEKPGIEEFSIDLRLKILGWAFAGFAKGLNHELEINAKFKKIVQQIVEIITGKNIPAEIILSIGKAMDECMELKKEFKDFAFPDNLSYFTDEKWYCTTIAENNTYKTFKWLSSCNEIIDDNNNSNNIVKAIKEQKIFANLFNQKLNVQKIYRKVIEILWREACLSNSLLSFRGSQAFDSEILTFDENGLFLNEPDFTNDISILRILKNCNYSVHTVEEFRKKYPEENSSELIRKKYVTVIHSFLEETRKLKIFLILTEIQRNELESEQNFKKINVVMSILIKNDRFDIDKLLIEELNNDCAKNGILYFAPLKKLFKNYDYAKKMCEHYGYFPSAFLDFQEGKNISLNTEIPCWTGSETFIVEQIFNYYG, from the coding sequence ATGAATTTTTCTGTACCTGTTTCTTTATTAGCACATGCAGAACCTATTGCTCATCCTAATACTATTCCACTTGAGCTTAGAAGTATTCAAAACTTACTATGGCATCAGTTGCAAACATATTTAGAATTAGAAAATAATTATGTTGTGCTAAATTTAAGTGACACGGGTACAGGAAAAACATTAGCTGCTTATACTCATTTGTTACGCCAACCCTACCCTTCACGCACAGTAATTGTTGCCCCAACAAATGCTTTGGTTGCGCAACACGAAAGTGATGCAAAAGAATTTATAGAAAAAAATAACTTGCCCTATATAGTTATTGGTTTTGACGCTAAAAAAGCCAAAGCAATTAGAAGTAACATCCAAAAAACACGGCCAGATTTAGCAAAACGATGCCAAAGCAATGGGAGATTGTTGATCGAACTTTGGAAAGATCCTTCACTTATAGACGAATCTATTAGTAACACAACAAAACTTATCTTAATTACTAATCCTGATATTTTCCGCTTAGCTTCAAATTTTCAATATGGTTCGCATGAAGTTTCTTTGGGTGCTGAATTTATTGGAAGAATAGATTATTTAATCATTGATGAAACTCATGTCTATCATGCTTTGCAATTAACAAGCTTATTTTTCTCTCTGCTTTTATGGTCAGCTGGATTAGCTAAGAATGACAAACGTAGAATCCTACTTCTTAGTGCTACTCCTGAAAAAGATTTAAAATGGTTTATAAATGCCCTACATAAATTGGACGTCAAAATTGCTTGTATTGAACCACAGAGCGCTCCGCTTGATTTGCCAAGGGTCGTATCTTTAAGCCCCATTAATATTGAATTTAGAGAATTAAAAATAAATGAATGCTTTATAACTGCGAAAGAGCAACTCGAAATTTTAGAACATAAAAAAATGAAGAAAGATATGTTAATTTTGTCTGATTCATTAAATAGAATAAATAAAATAGCAAATAACTTAAAAACAGAACATAATTTAAATCCTAAAAAAATTACAGGTATGATATCACACTCGGAAAGATTAAAAGTAGTAACAAATGATTTAATTCTTGCTACCCCAACTGTAGACTTAGGATTTAACTTCCCAAAAAAAGAAAATAAACAATTTCAATCAATAGATACGATTTATTGTGAGGCACCTACCATTGATAGACTATGGCAAAGACTTGGAAGGGCTGGAAGAGTTCTTCCATATGAAATTAAAGATATCCCTTCACAAGCTTTTGCATATATTCCAAAGCAAGCATTAATAAAACTGAGAACATATATTGAAAGTAATAATATTAATTTTCCAATGGAAAGAAATAAATTTAAGCATTTATTTAAGGAAATTTGCTTATCAGAAATGGAAAAGCCTGGGATTGAAGAATTTTCTATTGACTTAAGATTGAAAATTTTAGGATGGGCCTTTGCCGGCTTTGCAAAGGGATTGAATCATGAACTTGAAATAAATGCCAAATTTAAAAAAATAGTTCAACAAATTGTCGAAATAATAACTGGTAAAAATATTCCAGCAGAAATTATTCTTTCCATTGGAAAGGCAATGGATGAATGCATGGAATTAAAAAAAGAATTTAAAGACTTTGCATTTCCAGATAATTTATCCTATTTTACAGATGAAAAGTGGTATTGCACTACAATAGCAGAAAATAATACTTATAAGACATTCAAATGGTTAAGTAGTTGCAACGAAATTATTGACGATAATAATAACTCAAATAATATTGTTAAAGCAATTAAAGAGCAAAAAATATTTGCAAATTTATTTAATCAAAAATTAAATGTACAAAAAATATATAGAAAAGTAATTGAAATTCTTTGGCGAGAAGCGTGTCTAAGCAACTCTTTATTAAGTTTTAGAGGCTCACAAGCCTTTGATAGCGAAATTTTAACCTTTGATGAAAATGGATTATTTTTGAATGAACCTGATTTCACAAACGATATCTCCATTTTAAGAATCCTAAAAAATTGTAATTACTCAGTGCATACTGTAGAAGAATTTAGAAAAAAATATCCTGAAGAAAATTCATCAGAACTTATTAGAAAAAAATATGTTACTGTTATACATTCCTTTCTAGAGGAAACTAGGAAATTAAAAATTTTCTTAATTTTAACAGAAATACAGAGAAATGAACTTGAAAGTGAACAAAATTTCAAAAAAATAAATGTAGTAATGTCAATTCTAATAAAAAATGATAGGTTTGATATAGATAAACTTTTAATTGAAGAGTTAAATAATGATTGCGCTAAGAATGGAATTTTATATTTTGCTCCATTAAAAAAATTATTTAAGAACTATGACTATGCAAAAAAAATGTGTGAGCATTACGGATACTTTCCCTCAGCATTTTTAGATTTCCAAGAAGGTAAAAATATTTCACTTAATACTGAAATTCCATGTTGGACAGGCTCCGAAACATTTATTGTCGAACAAATTTTTAATTATTACGGATAA
- the cas6 gene encoding CRISPR system precrRNA processing endoribonuclease RAMP protein Cas6: MPFQITLKIETLREKVEPDELQGCIYYLIKRGSPEISEKLHTKNKVPLFQGYIINNNFETNLVISILSDEFLIPLMQGWLKQPIEKITFGSQQYAVYSINHNITAWNQFSNLSKNYFAGIKIHFLTLFQVRQQYFIEKDTSIRRILMTPSPELILNLAAKKWNDCFEMNLHQHDKVTAAELTKMLSVITEKSIEGRTYSILSKRGYERGFKGSCSWEYTSETSLIYNKYTQLLKFAEFSGIGSRITRGFGKIELEWLTEKELLNNDKSIPYFNFGIESNGILQPQSFSYPRMWRNGEQRARLERKIYSSKH; encoded by the coding sequence ATGCCATTTCAAATTACTTTAAAAATAGAAACACTGCGAGAAAAAGTTGAACCCGATGAACTACAGGGTTGTATTTATTACTTAATAAAAAGAGGATCTCCTGAAATTTCTGAAAAACTGCATACGAAAAACAAAGTCCCACTATTTCAAGGCTATATTATAAATAATAATTTTGAAACAAATTTAGTTATCAGTATTCTTAGTGATGAATTCTTAATTCCTCTAATGCAAGGATGGTTAAAACAGCCTATTGAAAAAATAACCTTTGGAAGTCAGCAGTATGCAGTATATTCAATCAATCATAATATTACAGCATGGAACCAATTTTCTAATTTAAGTAAAAATTATTTTGCTGGAATTAAAATACATTTTTTAACTTTATTTCAAGTTAGACAACAATATTTCATTGAAAAAGATACTAGTATTCGAAGAATATTAATGACCCCTTCTCCAGAATTGATTCTTAATTTAGCAGCAAAAAAATGGAATGATTGTTTCGAAATGAATTTACATCAACATGATAAAGTTACGGCAGCAGAATTAACAAAAATGTTATCTGTCATAACAGAAAAAAGCATTGAAGGCCGAACATATTCCATACTGAGTAAAAGAGGATACGAAAGAGGCTTTAAGGGATCCTGTAGTTGGGAGTATACTTCTGAAACTTCATTAATTTATAACAAATATACGCAACTCTTAAAGTTCGCAGAATTTTCAGGAATTGGCAGTCGTATCACACGTGGTTTTGGTAAAATTGAATTAGAGTGGTTAACAGAAAAGGAATTACTCAATAATGATAAATCGATCCCCTATTTTAATTTCGGCATTGAATCAAATGGAATTTTGCAACCACAGAGCTTTTCTTATCCACGGATGTGGAGAAATGGAGAACAACGAGCACGTTTGGAAAGGAAAATTTATTCATCGAAACATTGA
- the cas4 gene encoding CRISPR-associated protein Cas4 — translation MEFCNHRAFLIHGCGEMENNEHVWKGKFIHRNIDQAKNYKRNNENFYSAVKVYSDVLNLEGVIDLLEFNYSEYIIHEYKKGSPKNISTAWENDIIQVEALMYCFKEMNFNINYSYIYYAETKNKIKVNWELNSTSKIENKIADLSNIIMGKRRTTPEYSKKCDGCSLYNTCLPKSSNTNLFDYWNTKDD, via the coding sequence ATGGAATTTTGCAACCACAGAGCTTTTCTTATCCACGGATGTGGAGAAATGGAGAACAACGAGCACGTTTGGAAAGGAAAATTTATTCATCGAAACATTGATCAAGCAAAAAACTATAAAAGAAATAATGAAAATTTTTATTCAGCTGTTAAAGTTTATAGTGATGTATTAAATTTAGAAGGAGTCATTGATTTACTAGAATTTAATTATTCTGAATATATTATACATGAATATAAAAAAGGTTCTCCTAAAAATATTTCGACTGCTTGGGAAAATGATATTATTCAGGTAGAAGCTTTAATGTATTGTTTTAAAGAAATGAATTTCAACATTAATTACTCATATATTTATTATGCTGAAACTAAAAATAAAATTAAAGTTAATTGGGAGTTAAATTCCACCTCTAAAATTGAGAATAAAATAGCCGATTTAAGTAACATTATAATGGGAAAAAGAAGAACAACACCGGAATATTCAAAAAAATGTGATGGATGCTCTTTATATAATACTTGCTTACCTAAATCCAGTAACACTAACCTTTTCGATTATTGGAATACTAAAGATGATTAA
- the cas1 gene encoding CRISPR-associated endonuclease Cas1: MIKSDLFITEIESTIFLTNSNICCENEDGIKKQMPLEQISTVIFPQGSKVTGSLLQELNKKHIPAVFLDWKGHCQGRIEPFISKNSLLRRKQVEFALDHKNQENLAKIFVTAKIKNSRTWLMRHARNIDFDKENHLSSAINELKKIEFKLSSAEDLATIRGYEGLAAKEYFNCFPLLLSNTSFQWNGRSRRPPKDEVNCLLSLGYSLLLSDTLSACHIVGLDPYIGFLHEERAGRPECALDLMEEFRCAYVDAFIFSLIHKKVITENDFIINSKTPILEYQLKPDALKEFLLKWKEYKQREIQHPFLKSSHHWGHFPLLQARLLARFFQGTIDNYPAFLWR, translated from the coding sequence ATGATTAAATCAGATTTATTTATAACTGAAATTGAAAGTACAATTTTTCTTACAAATAGTAATATTTGCTGCGAAAATGAAGATGGTATAAAAAAACAAATGCCTCTTGAACAAATTTCAACTGTAATATTTCCTCAAGGTTCAAAAGTAACTGGAAGTTTATTACAGGAGTTAAATAAAAAACATATTCCAGCTGTTTTTTTAGACTGGAAAGGTCATTGTCAGGGAAGAATTGAACCTTTTATTTCTAAAAATTCTTTGCTCCGTAGAAAACAAGTTGAATTTGCATTAGATCATAAAAACCAAGAAAATCTTGCCAAAATTTTTGTGACTGCAAAAATAAAAAATAGCCGCACGTGGTTAATGCGCCATGCTAGAAATATTGATTTTGATAAAGAAAATCATTTATCATCAGCTATTAACGAACTAAAAAAAATAGAATTTAAACTTTCTTCAGCAGAAGACTTAGCAACTATTAGAGGATATGAAGGTCTTGCTGCAAAGGAATATTTTAACTGTTTTCCATTGTTACTTTCTAATACTTCATTTCAATGGAATGGGCGTAGTAGGCGTCCTCCAAAAGATGAAGTTAATTGTCTGCTTTCTTTAGGATATAGTTTGTTACTAAGTGATACTTTAAGCGCTTGTCACATTGTAGGATTAGATCCATACATTGGATTTTTACATGAAGAAAGAGCGGGTAGGCCTGAATGCGCTCTTGATTTAATGGAAGAATTTCGTTGCGCATATGTGGATGCTTTTATATTTTCATTAATTCATAAAAAAGTTATAACAGAAAATGATTTTATTATAAATTCAAAAACGCCAATCCTTGAATATCAATTAAAACCTGATGCACTTAAAGAATTTCTTTTAAAGTGGAAAGAATATAAACAGAGGGAAATTCAACATCCTTTCTTAAAAAGTAGCCATCATTGGGGACATTTTCCATTGTTGCAAGCAAGATTATTAGCCCGTTTTTTTCAGGGAACAATTGACAACTACCCAGCATTTTTATGGAGGTAA
- the cas2 gene encoding CRISPR-associated endonuclease Cas2 — protein sequence MRVIISYDIATSTDGGTKRLRDISKTMKRFGVRIQKSVFETQLNAGQLQEMYQLALQMIDQKEDSVIFFKLGECCQQKTIHLGKATDPLSDDKFIF from the coding sequence ATGCGAGTGATTATTAGCTATGATATTGCAACTTCAACAGATGGTGGAACAAAAAGGTTGCGAGACATTTCTAAAACAATGAAACGCTTTGGTGTGCGGATTCAAAAAAGTGTTTTTGAAACACAACTTAATGCTGGTCAATTACAAGAAATGTATCAATTAGCTTTACAAATGATCGATCAAAAAGAGGACTCTGTTATCTTTTTTAAACTTGGTGAATGCTGCCAGCAAAAAACCATACACCTTGGGAAAGCGACCGATCCGTTAAGTGATGATAAGTTTATTTTTTGA
- a CDS encoding helix-turn-helix transcriptional regulator, protein MISNIVKILRKNAGLTQKEAAEILKIEQRSWERYEAGDRIPSIQNLELFCIKKNQDFNEYRNKINDYLNSKKKSL, encoded by the coding sequence ATGATTTCAAATATTGTAAAAATACTACGTAAAAATGCAGGTTTAACTCAAAAAGAAGCTGCTGAAATTTTGAAAATCGAACAAAGATCTTGGGAACGCTACGAAGCAGGAGATCGTATTCCTAGCATACAAAATTTAGAATTATTTTGTATAAAAAAAAATCAAGATTTTAATGAATATAGAAATAAAATTAATGATTATTTGAATTCAAAGAAAAAATCTTTGTAA